A window of Chloroflexota bacterium genomic DNA:
CATCAGGGCGACCGGTGTCGATCCACCATCCCCTGTGGACATAGGGATGCACGGCATGGCCTTGATCCACCAACCACTGAATGGCATCGGTGATCTCTAACTCCCCGCGCCAGGAAGGCTCAATGGCGTCAACAGCCTCGAAAACATGGTGATCGAACATGTAAATTCCAACCAGAGCCAGATCGCTCTGGGGTTCCTTGGGCTTTTCGATCAGACGTTTGATGGTACCGTCGTCGGACAGCTCGGCCACGCCATATTGCTCCGGCTGTTCTACCCTGGTCAGCACAATCTGGCTATTCCAGATACTGTGCTCAAACTGACGAATCAACTCACTGATCCCACCCTCGATGACATTGTCTCCAAGAAACATAACGAAACGATCGTCTGCCAGAAAATCCTGGCTGATCTTGACAGCGTGGGCCAGACCCAGCGGCGCTTCCTGGGGAATAAAGGTCACATTGACATCCCAGCGCCCACCGCGTCCGACGGCCTCACGAATCTGCCGGGCGTTGTCGTCCACCCCTACCACGATTCCAATATCGGTGATACCCGCATCCCGAATGGACTCAATCACCCGGAACAGTACCGGCTTATTGGCCACCGGGACCAATTGTTTGGCACTCGTATAGGTCAATGGGTAGAGCCGGGAGCCCTTGCCTCCACTTAGAATCAAGCCCTTCATTGGTCATATCCTTGCAGTGCAGCATCGGCGGTCACATTATCGAGCACAACGCCGATAATGTTTGCGCCTACCTTTTCCAGGTGTTCCTTTGCCCGCCGCGCCTGATCCCGTTTGGTCTGACCAGCCTTGACCACCAGCAGTACGCCATCGACCTTGGAGGCCAGGACTGATGCATCCGAAACAACCAGCACAGGGGGGACATCGATCAGAACCAGGTCGGCCAGTGTCGACAGTTCCGCAATCAGGTCCTCCATGCGACGGGAGGCCAAGACCTGGGAAGGGGTTGCAAGCTGCGGGCCACTGGTCAATACGCGCAAGTCGGCGACGTCAGGAACCGTCTTAAGCACGTCCGCAGTGTCAGCCTTGCCCTCTACAACACCGCTCACGCCCAGGTCATTGGAAAGACCAAAGAGCTGATGCTGTTGCGGTTGGCGCAAATCGGCATCCATAACGACCACCTTCTGGCCCATCTGGGCAGCCACCACGGCCAGGTTTGCCAGGACAAGGGATTTGTCCTCGCTGGCCGTGGATGAGGTGATCAGAAACTTGTGCGACCCCTGCCCTCCATTGGAGAAGGCAAGGTTGATATATAACTGGCGATAGGCTTCAGCCGCCGCTGAACCAGGTGAAGTTAGCGTGATGAGTTGTTTTGTCATGGGATCAAATCACTTTGTCGTTCTTGCCCGCCAGTTGGCGCAGCAGTTCCGTCTGGCCTGTGTGATAGGTTTCATGCCAAGCCAGACCGGCAATAGCATCACTTATGCTGCTTTCCCGACCACGGAAAGGCACAATTTCGGCAAGCTGTGCTTCGCTGGCCTGGCCC
This region includes:
- a CDS encoding glucose-1-phosphate thymidylyltransferase; translation: MKGLILSGGKGSRLYPLTYTSAKQLVPVANKPVLFRVIESIRDAGITDIGIVVGVDDNARQIREAVGRGGRWDVNVTFIPQEAPLGLAHAVKISQDFLADDRFVMFLGDNVIEGGISELIRQFEHSIWNSQIVLTRVEQPEQYGVAELSDDGTIKRLIEKPKEPQSDLALVGIYMFDHHVFEAVDAIEPSWRGELEITDAIQWLVDQGHAVHPYVHRGWWIDTGRPDDMLNANDKVLEELDHQIRGFVSKDSQVNDNVTIEDGAEIINSVVRGPAIIGKNTRIVNSYVGPFTSIYHHCLIEDSEIEHSIVLEHSRIQGIPVRIADSLIGRHVALNRSPFKPKAYKLTLGDHSQVGIL
- a CDS encoding CpsD/CapB family tyrosine-protein kinase — encoded protein: MTKQLITLTSPGSAAAEAYRQLYINLAFSNGGQGSHKFLITSSTASEDKSLVLANLAVVAAQMGQKVVVMDADLRQPQQHQLFGLSNDLGVSGVVEGKADTADVLKTVPDVADLRVLTSGPQLATPSQVLASRRMEDLIAELSTLADLVLIDVPPVLVVSDASVLASKVDGVLLVVKAGQTKRDQARRAKEHLEKVGANIIGVVLDNVTADAALQGYDQ